One segment of Ipomoea triloba cultivar NCNSP0323 chromosome 12, ASM357664v1 DNA contains the following:
- the LOC115999969 gene encoding protein LURP-one-related 17 — MLLFLKSSSKRVKNEKVQDIDDDQNKEAASSSSSSSTSLTVWRKSLLFSCNGFTVIGSDGSLVFRVDNYSGHPHQIILMDGHGNPILTICRHKEKLRLVDNWLIYEGDIEGHSAAKISSSKKPIFCVRKQKKMLQQGNLNVLAHVYRGDISERRVVYVIEGSYVHRSCKVFDESRKMVAEIKKKQSRVSHGGVCVSFGLEVFVLVVRQGFDSGFAMAMVLLLDQMFS, encoded by the exons ATGCTTCTTTTCTTGAAATCTAGTTCAAAACGGGTCAAAAATGAGAAGGTGCAGGATATTGATGATGACCAGAATAAGGAAgctgcatcatcatcatcatcatcatctactTCTCTTACGGTTTGGAGAAAATCTTTGCTGTTTAGCTGTAATGGTTTCACGGTGATTGGCTCCGACGGCAGCTTGGTGTTTAGGGTGGATAACTATTCCGGCCACCCCCATCAGATCATCCTCATGGATGGCCATGGCAACCCCATTCTCACCATCTGCCGCCATAAG GAGAAGCTGAGATTGGTGGACAACTGGCTAATATATGAAGGGGACATTGAAGGGCACAGTGCAGCGAAGATATCATCATCAAAGAAGCCGATTTTTTGTGTGAGGAAGCAGAAGAAAATGTTGCAGCAGGGTAATCTGAACGTTCTGGCGCACGTTTACAGAGGGGATATATCTGAGAGGAGGGTGGTGTACGTGATCGAAGGGTCGTACGTGCACCGATCGTGTAAGGTGTTTGATGAGTCCAGAAAGATGGTGGCTGAGATAAAGAAGAAGCAATCCAGGGTTAGCCATGGCGGCGTGTGCGTTTCTTTTGGTTTAGAGGTTTTTGTTTTGGTTGTTAGGCAGGGCTTTGATTCTGGGTTTGCCATGGCTATGGTTTTGCTGTTGGATCAGATGTTTTCTTAA
- the LOC115999144 gene encoding uncharacterized protein LOC115999144, translating into MGSESFSGGVRAGASAEEAEVQKLDGVSSAGGIKRPFDKWTSMASRKDESCAVNSSAIASWNNVTENELNRNVGQQSSLRGKEAFEGHNFGSTDANLARTAGVEARLMLKPRKMGRNTSGSSKGLRMLQVDGSISKTGEDDARSVSIELSSNLASCNNGERTQMSKQRINSSGKRGDKRNGKVPKGNFSLKNGLISFSSAAGGHNFLGLYGLKSDALDVAETVEDIPLNELLDGSYKSPLFTKDKEKKTLNSNESLLHVIRNACSLLQRPVQARSCSDDDDKITEPKHTGSSSAIETDGSKGDASASNVSSDDKETGGELKTAETSDDPPLYKPMDILKRIALPPSKDLDALLLDATKPASSRNTPDPRLGKPASQRTGLVPFPWSHGFSGNHKSGPDAAKLSTSRTTCQAKWARMKNTSTPQEGCPSFAVDLQSLTYDHSLVPSGSQPSGHPESGNQILHSSGGQNMGPTESGNQSLVPSGGQESCPSDKGNAPLIPDSSTSCKRVFSSLAACSTSQVSSDEPSPRCLTAARTLCEIASQSVKHNTNGAAKCIKKPTQKSSRAPKLKLNEKSEKPFAAPKVMGSDNMIRVSDGTFPSKKPKLSLGTERNGIVPRNFDRKGPPHWSAPRSVRSSPSKFFKDATAETKGHNSSFVDKLYMMPPPARVKDKGSSSQQKPRKVLSGEWNHSSSKME; encoded by the exons ATGAGAGTTGTGCTGTTAATTCTTCTGCAATTGCTTCTTGGAACAATGTTACAGAGAATGAACTTAATAGGAATGTTGGTCAACAGTCAAGCCTCAGGGGCAAGGAAGCTTTCGAAGGTCACAACTTCGGTAGCACAGATGCTAATCTTGCAAGGACAGCTGGGGTAGAGGCTAGATTAATGCTTAAACCTCGGAAAATGGGAAGGAATACCTCTGGTAGTTCTAAGGGTTTGAGGATGTTACAAGTGGATGGTTCTATAAGTAAAACTGGTGAAGATGATGCAAGAAGTGTTTCTATTGAGCTTTCATCAAATCTGGCAAGTTGCAATAATGGAG AGAGAACTCAGATGTCTAAGCAAAGGATCAACTCAAGTGGCAAGCGAGGGGACAAACGAAATGGAAAAGTCCCTAAGGGTAATTTCTCTCTAAAGAATGGCTTGATTAGCTTCTCTTCAGCAGCTGGAGGACACAACTTTCTTG GACTTTATGGTTTGAAATCTGACGCCTTGGATGTTGCTGAAACTGTGGAGGACATACCTTTGAATGAGCTCCTTGATGGCAGTTATAAGAGTCCTCTTTTCACCAAAGACAAGGAAAAGAAGACCTTGAACTCAAATGAAAGTCTTCTGCATGTGATTCGAAATGCTTGCTCTCTACTTCAGAGGCCTGTACAGGCTAGGAGTTGCtcagatgatgatgataagaTTACTGAACCCAAGCATACTGGGTCTTCTTCAGCAATTGAAACTGATGGTAGTAAAGGAGATGCCAGCGCTTCAAATGTATCTTCCGATGATAAG GAAACTGGCGGTGAGCTTAAAACAGCTGAGACAAGTGATGATCCTCCGCTATACAAACCCATGGATATTTTGAAACGCATTGCACTTCCTCCATCAAAGGATTTGGATGCTTTGCTTCTTGATGCAACCAAGCCTGCATCTTCAAGAAACACCCCTGATCCTCGTTTGGGCAAGCCAGCTTCTCAGCGAACTGGATTGGTACCTTTTCCTTGGTCACATGGGTTTTCTGGGAACCACAAATCTGGGCCTGATGCTGCTAAACTATCTACAAGTAGGACAACTTGCCAAGCTAAATGGGCAAGGATGAAAAACACCTCTACTCCTCAAGAAGGGTGCCCTAGTTTTGCGGTGGACTTGCAATCTCTCACTTATGATCATAGTCTAGTTCCATCAGGAAGTCAACCGTCTGGGCATCCAGAAAGTGGAAACCAGATCCTACATTCTTCTGGAGGTCAAAATATGGGGCCTACAGAAAGTGGAAATCAGAGTCTAGTTCCTTCAGGAGGTCAAGAATCTTGCCCTTCGGATAAAGGAAATGCCCCACTGATCCCAGATAGCTCCACTTCCTGTAAAAGAGTTTTTTCATCACTTGCAGCTTGTTCTACTTCCCAAGTTTCTTCAG ATGAACCGTCTCCAAGGTGTTTGACTGCTGCACGGACACTCTGTGAAATTGCAAGTCAATCAGTCAAGCACAACACAAACGGAGCCGCGAAATGTATAAAGAAACCTACTCAGAAGTCCTCGAGAGCTCCAAAGCTGAAGTTGAATGAGAAATCTGAAAAACCATTTGCAGCACCAAAAGTTATGGGATCGGACAATATGATCAGAGTTTCTGATGGCACATTTCCCTCAAAAAAGCCTAAGCTATCATTGGGCACAGAGAGAAATGGAATCGTTCCTAGAAACTTTGATAGAAAGGGACCACCGCATTGGTCAGCTCCACGATCAGTTAGATCGTCTCCTAGCAAATTCTTTAAAGACGCAACTGCAGAAACTAAAGGTCACAATAGCAGCTTTGTAGATAAACTTTATATGATGCCCCCACCTGCAAGGGTGAAGGACAAGGGTTCTAGCAGTCAACAAAAACCGAGGAAGGTTTTATCAGGGGAGTGGAACCATTCAAGTAGCAAGATGGAGTGA